A genome region from Geodermatophilus bullaregiensis includes the following:
- a CDS encoding serine/threonine-protein kinase has translation MVEPGRRMLGDRYELSELIASGGMGQVWRATDLLLHRPVAVKVLRSEYTGDPTFLARFRAEAQHAAALSHPNIAAVFDYGETEAADTGEQLAYLVMELVEGQPLSALLRAEGRLDTSTTLSVLGQTAAALAEAHRAGLVHRDVKPGNILVRPDGSVKITDFGIAWSAGSVPLTRTGQVIGTPQYISPEQAEGHLATPASDVYALGLVGYECLSGHPAFDGDNAVTIALKQLRSDPEPLSDDLPGGVRTLIRRALSKDPAARMPDGAAFVAAVEDARAGRLPVDPWPAVPAAAAVPVADPGPATQAAPLPDGVPGSPAAGPPHRRIGPPPPRRSSAVLVPLVALLLGAGLAGAVFTAVSDPPEAPTVVAAQTQDGEDETIDLVSGDYVGRPVDDVATQLSALGLTVERREQVTGDSAPDLVLEVSPTGRLQPGDDVVVTFAVAPPARGSGGWDGDDRPGGGAVSPVTGDAVPEQVAEPPSPAPDTAAATPVPAAPTTTPVPTDSPAPPADPTTPAPSTPGSTTPGSTTPGSSPSPSSPASSGSPTPTSPTSSTAPVPLPSAGASSTASGSAVS, from the coding sequence GTGGTGGAACCGGGTCGCCGGATGCTCGGTGACCGCTACGAGCTCTCCGAGCTCATCGCCTCGGGGGGCATGGGCCAGGTCTGGCGCGCCACCGACCTGCTGCTGCACCGCCCGGTCGCGGTCAAGGTGCTGCGCAGCGAGTACACCGGCGACCCCACCTTCCTCGCCCGCTTCCGCGCCGAGGCCCAGCACGCCGCCGCGCTGAGCCACCCCAACATCGCCGCCGTCTTCGACTACGGCGAGACCGAGGCCGCCGACACCGGCGAGCAGCTCGCCTACCTGGTCATGGAGCTGGTCGAGGGACAGCCGCTGTCGGCGCTGCTGCGCGCCGAGGGGCGGCTGGACACCTCCACCACGCTCTCCGTGCTCGGCCAGACCGCCGCCGCCCTCGCCGAGGCCCACCGCGCCGGGCTGGTGCACCGCGACGTCAAGCCCGGCAACATCCTGGTCCGGCCCGACGGCAGCGTGAAGATCACCGACTTCGGCATCGCCTGGTCGGCCGGCAGCGTGCCGCTCACCCGCACCGGCCAGGTCATCGGCACGCCGCAGTACATCTCCCCGGAGCAGGCCGAGGGGCACCTGGCCACGCCGGCCAGCGACGTCTACGCGCTCGGCCTGGTCGGGTACGAGTGCCTCTCCGGTCACCCGGCCTTCGACGGCGACAACGCGGTCACCATCGCCCTCAAGCAGCTGCGCTCGGACCCCGAGCCGCTGTCCGACGACCTGCCCGGCGGCGTCCGCACGCTCATCCGCCGCGCGCTGTCCAAGGACCCGGCCGCCCGCATGCCCGACGGCGCGGCGTTCGTCGCCGCCGTCGAGGACGCCCGCGCCGGCCGGCTGCCCGTCGACCCGTGGCCCGCCGTGCCCGCGGCCGCGGCGGTGCCGGTGGCCGACCCCGGCCCGGCCACCCAGGCCGCCCCGCTCCCGGACGGCGTCCCCGGGTCGCCCGCCGCCGGGCCGCCGCACCGCCGGATCGGCCCGCCGCCGCCTCGGCGGTCCTCGGCGGTCCTCGTGCCGCTGGTGGCGCTGCTGCTCGGCGCCGGGCTGGCCGGCGCCGTCTTCACCGCCGTCTCCGACCCCCCGGAGGCGCCCACCGTCGTCGCCGCCCAGACCCAGGACGGCGAGGACGAGACGATCGACCTCGTCAGCGGCGACTACGTCGGGCGGCCGGTCGACGACGTCGCCACGCAGCTGTCCGCGCTCGGCCTGACGGTGGAGCGCCGCGAGCAGGTCACCGGCGACTCCGCCCCCGACCTGGTGCTGGAGGTCTCGCCCACCGGGCGCCTCCAGCCGGGCGACGACGTCGTCGTCACCTTCGCCGTCGCCCCGCCCGCCCGCGGCTCCGGCGGCTGGGACGGCGACGACCGGCCCGGCGGGGGCGCCGTCTCCCCGGTCACCGGCGACGCGGTGCCCGAGCAGGTCGCCGAGCCTCCCTCCCCGGCACCGGACACCGCCGCGGCCACCCCGGTCCCGGCGGCGCCCACCACGACGCCGGTCCCGACCGACAGCCCGGCGCCGCCGGCGGACCCGACGACTCCCGCGCCGTCGACGCCCGGCTCGACGACGCCCGGCTCGACGACGCCCGGCTCGTCGCCGTCCCCGTCGTCCCCGGCGTCGTCCGGGAGCCCGACCCCGACGAGCCCCACGAGCTCGACGGCCCCGGTGCCCCTGCCGTCCGCCGGCGCCTCGTCGACCGCGAGCGGGTCCGCGGTCAGCTGA
- a CDS encoding MBL fold metallo-hydrolase: MELTKHGHACVVVSDGDRRLVLDPGGFTDPAVLEGASAVLVTHEHADHVVPDRLRAALEADPALEVWTNPSVAAQFEGLGSRVHAVGDGDAVTAAGFEVQVHGEWHAVIHPDLPRVRNVGFLVEGQVFHPGDAFTVPGTPVATLLLPLHAPWSKVAELIDYVRAVDADQAYAVHDGLLNDVGLGVVGGLLGERGPGTPTPFSRLAPGESVDL, translated from the coding sequence ATGGAGCTCACGAAGCACGGGCACGCCTGCGTGGTGGTCAGCGACGGCGACCGGCGGCTGGTCCTCGACCCCGGGGGGTTCACCGACCCGGCGGTCCTCGAGGGCGCGAGCGCCGTCCTGGTGACCCACGAGCACGCCGACCACGTCGTCCCCGACCGGCTGCGCGCGGCGCTGGAGGCCGACCCGGCGCTGGAGGTGTGGACGAACCCGTCCGTCGCAGCGCAGTTCGAGGGGCTGGGCTCGCGGGTGCACGCGGTCGGCGACGGGGACGCCGTGACCGCCGCGGGGTTCGAGGTGCAGGTGCACGGTGAGTGGCACGCGGTGATCCACCCGGACCTGCCGCGGGTGCGCAACGTGGGCTTCCTGGTCGAGGGCCAGGTGTTCCACCCGGGCGACGCGTTCACCGTGCCCGGGACCCCGGTGGCGACGCTGCTGCTGCCGCTGCACGCGCCGTGGTCCAAGGTGGCCGAGCTCATCGACTACGTGCGGGCGGTCGACGCCGACCAGGCCTACGCCGTGCACGACGGGTTGCTCAACGACGTGGGGCTCGGCGTGGTGGGCGGGCTGCTCGGTGAGCGCGGCCCCGGCACGCCCACCCCCTTCAGCCGGCTGGCCCCGGGGGAGTCGGTCGACCTCTGA
- a CDS encoding metallophosphoesterase has product MRGEEVLQLSLIGLLGFATVVLLALLLLHGFLWWRLVRSTTPPGRTRRLLTLLTVVIALLPMGAVLARREDSAASTALQWVGFSWLGVAFYLFLTLLALEPVRLLLRRWTRRRPEVGQDAVPAAAPGGGGTAPVAEVVRQDDGVADPSRRLLLARGLAVTAGAVALGTAGTGAYLANSAPVVRRVPVTLPRLDPALDGLRIVTFSDGHLSATYGGRRFERLVETVNAQRPDVVAIVGDLVDGDVEELREDAAPLADLVSEQGVYFVTGNHEYFVDTTAWLRHLPTLGVEVLRNERVPIVRGGASFDLAGIDDRTAAGSGLPGHGADLGAALDGRDDAVPVVLLAHQPFMVDQARAAGVDLQLSGHTHGGQLWPFDHAIRLDQPAVEGLSRHGDTQLYVTAGAGYWGPPMRIGARPEVTVVELRSP; this is encoded by the coding sequence GTGAGGGGCGAGGAGGTCCTGCAACTGTCCCTCATCGGTCTGCTCGGGTTCGCCACGGTGGTCCTGCTCGCCCTGCTGCTCCTCCACGGCTTCCTGTGGTGGCGGCTGGTCCGCAGCACCACCCCGCCCGGCCGCACCCGCCGCCTGCTCACGCTGCTCACCGTCGTCATCGCCCTGCTGCCGATGGGCGCGGTCCTCGCCCGTCGCGAGGACTCCGCCGCCAGCACGGCGCTGCAGTGGGTCGGCTTCAGCTGGCTGGGTGTGGCCTTCTACCTGTTCCTGACCCTGCTGGCCCTCGAGCCGGTGCGGCTCCTGCTGCGCCGCTGGACCCGGCGGCGCCCGGAGGTGGGGCAGGACGCCGTGCCCGCCGCGGCTCCGGGCGGCGGGGGGACGGCACCGGTGGCCGAGGTCGTCCGGCAGGACGACGGCGTCGCCGACCCGTCGCGGCGGCTGCTGCTGGCCCGCGGCCTGGCGGTCACCGCCGGCGCGGTGGCGCTCGGCACCGCGGGCACCGGCGCCTACCTCGCCAACTCCGCGCCCGTCGTCCGCCGGGTGCCGGTCACCCTCCCGCGGCTGGACCCGGCCCTCGACGGGCTGCGCATCGTCACGTTCTCCGACGGCCACCTGTCGGCCACGTACGGCGGACGGCGCTTCGAGCGGCTGGTCGAGACGGTCAACGCGCAGCGCCCCGACGTCGTGGCCATCGTGGGCGACCTGGTCGACGGCGACGTCGAGGAGCTGCGCGAGGACGCCGCCCCGCTGGCCGACCTGGTCAGCGAGCAGGGCGTCTACTTCGTCACCGGCAACCACGAGTACTTCGTCGACACCACCGCCTGGCTGCGCCACCTGCCCACGCTCGGCGTCGAGGTGCTGCGCAACGAGCGGGTGCCGATCGTGCGCGGCGGTGCCTCCTTCGACCTGGCCGGCATCGACGACCGGACGGCGGCCGGCTCGGGACTGCCCGGCCACGGTGCCGACCTCGGCGCCGCCCTCGACGGCCGCGACGACGCCGTCCCCGTGGTGCTGCTGGCCCACCAGCCGTTCATGGTCGACCAGGCCCGCGCGGCCGGGGTGGACCTGCAGCTGTCCGGGCACACGCACGGCGGCCAGCTCTGGCCCTTCGACCACGCCATCCGGCTCGACCAGCCCGCGGTCGAGGGGCTGTCCCGGCACGGCGACACGCAGCTCTACGTCACCGCGGGCGCCGGCTACTGGGGGCCGCCGATGCGGATCGGCGCACGTCCCGAGGTGACCGTCGTCGAGCTGCGGTCCCCGTGA
- a CDS encoding enoyl-CoA hydratase-related protein — translation MPETVTREDAGGVATVTLQQPGLTRAVRRELLDVVRGLADDESVRAVLLTGTGRAFCVGQDLGEHVESLRGDAATSLSVVEHEYNPLVLALAGLPVPVVAGINGACAGAGLGLAMAADLRVAAAGAKFTTAFTGIGLSSDSALAARLVHSVGVGRATELLLLPDPFPAESALQWGLVHRVVDPAEVGTEARALAERLAGGPTAAYRAVKTVLATAPTDTLEDTLALEARLQTQLGRTADHSEAVEAFLGKRPPRFTGR, via the coding sequence ATGCCCGAGACCGTGACCCGGGAGGACGCCGGCGGCGTCGCGACCGTCACGCTGCAGCAGCCGGGGCTCACGCGGGCGGTGCGGCGGGAGCTGCTCGACGTCGTGCGGGGGCTGGCCGACGACGAGTCGGTGCGCGCGGTGCTGCTGACCGGCACCGGGCGGGCCTTCTGCGTGGGGCAGGACCTCGGCGAGCACGTCGAGTCCCTGCGCGGGGACGCCGCCACCTCGCTGTCGGTGGTCGAGCACGAGTACAACCCGCTGGTCCTGGCCCTGGCGGGGCTGCCGGTGCCGGTGGTCGCCGGGATCAACGGCGCCTGCGCCGGCGCCGGGCTCGGGCTGGCGATGGCCGCCGACCTGCGGGTGGCCGCCGCGGGAGCGAAGTTCACGACCGCGTTCACCGGCATCGGGCTGTCCAGCGACTCCGCGCTGGCCGCCCGCCTGGTGCACAGCGTGGGCGTCGGGCGGGCCACCGAGCTGCTCCTGCTGCCGGACCCGTTCCCGGCGGAGAGCGCGCTGCAGTGGGGCCTGGTGCACCGGGTCGTGGACCCGGCGGAGGTGGGGACAGAGGCGCGGGCGCTGGCCGAGCGGCTGGCCGGCGGGCCGACCGCGGCCTACCGCGCGGTGAAGACGGTGCTGGCGACCGCGCCCACCGACACCCTGGAGGACACGCTCGCCCTCGAGGCACGGCTGCAGACGCAGCTCGGGCGGACCGCCGACCACAGCGAGGCGGTCGAGGCGTTCCTGGGCAAGCGGCCGCCGCGGTTCACCGGCCGCTGA
- a CDS encoding SRPBCC family protein → MTTTASGSREVAAPRSRVWRALAVLEPYCAVCDVSYVVDGEGAGPSATFVCVPGRLAEGEAPRAGAPRGEIVEWEPERVVTTRLELTPETWTTRIELADADAGSTRVTVTLTHRPRRVRLADRLARPALQRMVQRTVDDELAKLPAHVEQVTAD, encoded by the coding sequence GTGACCACCACCGCGAGCGGCAGTCGGGAGGTGGCCGCACCGCGCAGCCGCGTGTGGCGGGCGCTGGCCGTGCTCGAGCCCTACTGCGCGGTCTGCGACGTCTCCTACGTCGTCGACGGCGAGGGAGCCGGGCCCAGTGCCACCTTCGTCTGCGTGCCCGGCCGGCTCGCCGAGGGGGAGGCCCCGCGCGCCGGTGCCCCGCGCGGCGAGATCGTCGAGTGGGAACCCGAGCGGGTGGTCACCACCCGCCTGGAGCTGACACCCGAGACCTGGACGACGCGCATCGAGCTCGCCGACGCCGACGCCGGCAGCACGCGGGTCACCGTCACGCTCACGCACCGGCCGCGCCGCGTGCGGCTGGCCGACCGGCTCGCCCGCCCGGCGCTGCAGCGGATGGTCCAGCGCACCGTCGACGACGAGCTGGCCAAGCTCCCGGCGCACGTCGAGCAGGTCACCGCCGACTGA
- a CDS encoding GlsB/YeaQ/YmgE family stress response membrane protein, which produces MIGFLVAGLVIGALARLIVPGKQHLGIFATLALGVVGSLIGGLIAQFFGTGSIWELNVLGFVLAVVAAVLLIGVAEGITGRNDRAVRR; this is translated from the coding sequence GTGATCGGTTTCCTCGTCGCAGGACTCGTCATCGGAGCCCTGGCCCGCCTCATCGTCCCGGGCAAGCAGCACCTCGGGATCTTCGCCACCCTCGCCCTCGGCGTGGTCGGCTCGCTCATCGGCGGGCTCATCGCCCAGTTCTTCGGCACCGGCAGCATCTGGGAGCTCAACGTCCTGGGCTTCGTGCTCGCGGTGGTGGCCGCCGTCCTGCTCATCGGCGTCGCCGAGGGCATCACGGGCCGCAACGACCGCGCCGTCCGGCGCTGA
- a CDS encoding CYTH and CHAD domain-containing protein, giving the protein MGSGQLEVERKFEAGPDVVLPDLTAVDGVATVGEVVPHELDATYYDTPDLRLARARITLRRRTGGTDAGWHLKLPTAVASSRREVHAPIGPRRTVVPRAVTEPVTGVLRGARPGPVAVLQTTRLVTPLFGDDGRVLAEVASDTVTGTALAAGADAPSTVTTWREIEVELVDGDEALLDAVTEALTAAGIEPSDQPSKLSRVLADRLAALAPPPLRLPAATGDGTDPGPGSGKGSGSGKKGKKGKKRKDEHEEARRDAPTAAEVVLAAVRTQVRALQTADIGVRTGDPEGVHDLRVACRRLRSILAAFRPVLDRTATDPLRDELQVTGARLSAARDGEVALEHLRAVVDAQPVELVRGPVVARLQSATVADHEKGRRAAVRALSDERHLQLLDALDALLADPPLAEAAAGPAPAVLADAVRRTGKRLRHRVAEARDAAAQDEGVQAGTGAAGHEQEEHALHEVRKAAKRVRYTAEVAAPVLGAPAEALVTCTKQVQDLLGQAQDTVVTRAACTRLAAAATGAGEDTFTYGRLHALEEWRAERADQAFWSLEPSLRSAVRAAAEA; this is encoded by the coding sequence GTGGGCAGCGGACAGCTCGAGGTCGAGCGCAAGTTCGAGGCGGGACCGGACGTCGTCCTGCCCGACCTGACGGCCGTCGACGGCGTCGCCACCGTGGGCGAGGTCGTCCCGCACGAGCTGGACGCCACCTACTACGACACCCCTGACCTGCGGCTGGCCCGCGCGCGGATCACGCTGCGCCGCCGCACCGGCGGCACCGACGCCGGCTGGCACCTCAAGCTGCCCACCGCGGTCGCGAGTTCGCGCCGGGAGGTGCACGCCCCGATCGGCCCGCGCCGCACCGTGGTCCCGCGGGCGGTGACCGAGCCGGTGACCGGCGTCCTGCGCGGCGCCCGCCCCGGGCCGGTGGCCGTCCTGCAGACCACCCGGCTGGTGACGCCGCTGTTCGGCGACGACGGCCGGGTGCTGGCCGAGGTCGCCAGCGACACCGTCACCGGCACCGCGCTGGCCGCCGGGGCCGACGCCCCGTCGACGGTCACCACGTGGCGCGAGATCGAGGTCGAGCTGGTCGACGGTGACGAGGCCCTGCTCGACGCCGTCACCGAGGCGCTGACCGCGGCGGGCATCGAGCCCTCCGACCAGCCCTCCAAGCTCAGCCGCGTGCTGGCCGACCGGCTCGCCGCGCTCGCGCCCCCGCCGCTGCGGCTGCCGGCGGCGACCGGCGACGGCACCGACCCCGGCCCCGGCTCCGGCAAGGGCTCGGGCTCCGGCAAGAAGGGGAAGAAGGGCAAGAAGCGGAAGGACGAGCACGAGGAGGCGCGACGCGACGCGCCGACGGCGGCCGAGGTGGTGCTCGCCGCCGTCCGCACGCAGGTCCGGGCGCTGCAGACCGCGGACATCGGCGTCCGCACCGGCGACCCGGAGGGCGTGCACGACCTGCGGGTGGCGTGCCGGCGGCTGCGCAGCATCCTGGCCGCCTTCCGGCCGGTGCTCGACCGCACCGCCACCGACCCCCTGCGCGACGAGCTGCAGGTCACCGGCGCACGGCTGTCGGCGGCCCGGGACGGCGAGGTGGCGCTGGAGCACCTGCGCGCGGTGGTGGACGCCCAGCCCGTGGAGCTCGTCCGCGGCCCGGTGGTGGCCCGGCTGCAGTCCGCCACGGTCGCCGACCACGAGAAGGGCCGCAGGGCCGCCGTCCGGGCACTGTCCGACGAGCGGCACCTGCAGCTGCTCGACGCCCTCGACGCGCTGCTGGCCGACCCGCCCCTGGCCGAGGCCGCAGCCGGGCCCGCCCCGGCCGTGCTGGCCGACGCGGTCCGGCGCACCGGCAAGCGGCTGCGGCACCGCGTCGCGGAGGCGCGCGACGCGGCCGCCCAGGACGAGGGGGTCCAGGCGGGGACCGGGGCCGCCGGGCACGAGCAGGAGGAGCACGCGCTGCACGAGGTGCGCAAGGCCGCCAAGCGGGTGCGCTACACCGCCGAGGTCGCCGCCCCCGTGCTCGGCGCCCCGGCCGAGGCGCTGGTCACCTGCACGAAGCAGGTGCAGGACCTGCTCGGCCAGGCCCAGGACACGGTGGTCACCCGCGCGGCGTGCACCCGGCTGGCGGCGGCGGCCACCGGCGCGGGGGAGGACACCTTCACCTACGGGCGGCTGCACGCGCTCGAGGAGTGGCGCGCCGAGCGGGCCGACCAGGCGTTCTGGTCACTGGAGCCGTCGCTCAGGTCCGCCGTCCGCGCCGCCGCCGAGGCCTGA
- a CDS encoding GntR family transcriptional regulator: MTAATAGPKYLSVREHLRRRVGAMPEGALLPPEPVLCAEYGVSRITLRRAVDGLVADGHLVREQGRGTYVTRPAIRHEYRESFVHRIAGWSSVMAEQGAQVGTTVLQQRVVPATAAVAAELSLEVATDVVELERLRSVDGAPNHVAHSFLPAALYTRAAEEDFSAGSLYDFLRREYGADLAHARIVVDVGTAAADEADLLRIAAGSPLLVVRTTVRDSAGHPLVHSFSRLRPDVSQVEFEVSVTGR; this comes from the coding sequence GTGACGGCGGCGACGGCGGGACCGAAGTACCTCTCGGTCCGCGAGCACCTGCGGCGCCGGGTCGGTGCCATGCCCGAGGGTGCGCTCCTGCCGCCGGAGCCGGTGCTGTGCGCCGAGTACGGCGTCAGCCGGATCACCCTGCGCCGCGCCGTCGACGGCCTGGTCGCCGACGGCCACCTGGTGCGCGAGCAGGGCCGCGGCACCTACGTCACCCGGCCGGCCATCCGGCACGAGTACCGCGAGAGCTTCGTGCACCGCATCGCCGGGTGGAGCTCGGTGATGGCCGAGCAGGGCGCGCAGGTCGGGACGACGGTGCTGCAGCAGCGGGTCGTCCCGGCGACGGCGGCCGTGGCCGCGGAGCTCTCCCTCGAGGTCGCCACCGACGTCGTCGAGCTCGAGCGGCTGCGCAGCGTCGACGGCGCCCCCAACCACGTCGCGCACAGCTTCCTGCCCGCCGCGCTCTATACGCGGGCCGCCGAGGAGGACTTCAGCGCGGGCTCGCTCTACGACTTCCTGCGCCGCGAGTACGGTGCCGACCTCGCCCACGCCCGGATCGTCGTCGACGTCGGCACCGCGGCCGCCGACGAGGCCGACCTGCTCCGGATCGCCGCCGGCTCGCCGCTGCTCGTCGTCCGCACCACCGTGCGCGACAGCGCCGGCCACCCGCTGGTGCACAGCTTCTCCCGGCTGCGTCCCGACGTCAGCCAGGTCGAGTTCGAGGTCTCGGTCACCGGCCGCTGA